The window ATTGATATCAAGGTGAATGACGAAACGCTTAAGTACGAATTAGACCCTAAAAACACCATGACACAAAACATTGTGATTGTGAATAAAGGAAAGGAAAAGTCATCTTAAGCAAGTAGATGACTTTTCTTTTGTTCCTACTATTATATATACATAAAAAAATGGCTTATTGGAGGATTGAATTTCATGTTTAACTTACCGAATAAAATAACTCTTTCTAGGATCGCCTTGATCCCTGTTTTTATGATCATTATGCTTGCACCTTTAGATTGGGGTGTTGCGCGTTTTGGTAACGTCAGCATCGAAGTGACGCATCTTGTTGGAGCAATTCTGTTTATTGTCGCTTCGACAACTGACTGGATTGATGGGTACTATGCGCGTAAACTGAACTTAGTGACAAACTTTGGTAAATTTTTAGATCCGCTTGCAGATAAATTGCTTGTTTCAGCTGCTTTAATTATACTTGTTCAATACAACCTCACACCGGCATGGATGGCGATTGTGATCATTAGCCGTGAATTTGCTGTAACCGGTCTAAGGCTTGTATTAGCCGGAGGCGGTGAAGTGGTAGCAGCTAATATGCTTGGAAAAGTGAAAACATGGGCGCAAATCATTGCGATTTCAGCACTTCTATTGCATAACCTGCCATTTGAACTTGTATCATTCCCGTTTGGTGACCTTGCGATGTGGGTAGCAGTGTTCTTCACTGTTGTGTCAGGCTGGGATTACTTTGCAAAAAACTGGGAAGCTTTAAAGAATTCTAACTAAAAAGGACGTGTACGCTTTGAAGTCAGAGAGAAAAGCAGAAATTATTGCAGTCGGGTCCGAACTTTTGCTAGGGCAAATTACGAATACGAATGCACAATTTATCAGCAAACAGCTAGCTGAAATTGGTGTGAATGTTTATTACCACACAGCAGTTGGTGACAATCCAGAGCGTTTAAAAAGGGCCATTCAAGTGGCGCAGGAAAGATCGAATTTTATTATCTTCTCAGGTGGTCTTGGACCAACCAAAGATGATTTAACAAAAGAAACCATTGCGAGTACGCTCGGAAAAGAGCTCGTGCTAAATGAAGAAGCATTTGAATCCATTCAAGACTACTTTCGAAAGACTGGACGAGACATGTCGCCGAATAACCGTAAGCAGGCACTCGTTCTAGAAGGATCTGATGTGCTCGTAAACCGGTTTGGGATGGCCCCAGGTATGTTTATTCAAGAAGACGATACATTTTATATGTTGCTTCCTGGACCGCCAAGTGAACTGCATCCGATGTTTGAGAACGAGGCGAAGCCGCTGATTTCTGAGAAACTGGGTTTAAAGGAAAAAATCGTGTCTGTTGTTCTCCGCTTCTTCGGAATCGGTGAATCACAGCTTGAAACAGACCTAGAAGATTTAATTGATGCTCAAACCAACCCGACGATTGCACCTCTCGCATCTGACGGTGAAGTGACACTTAGGCTCACGGCTAAGCATGAGGATGAAAAAGAAACGGAGCGTCTGTTAAAAGAAACAGAAGCGAAAATTTTAGCGCGGGTAGGTGAGTACTTCTACGGGTATGATGATACATCACTTGTCCGTGAAGCTTCCAAGGCCTTGCACGAACACGGGAAAACAGTGGCAGCGGCTGAGAGCCTGACTGGCGGAATGTTTTCTGAATGGCTGACAGATCTTGAAGGTGCATCGTCGATTTTTAGCGGCAGTGTCGTTTGTTATACAAATCAAGTCAAACAGCAGGTGCTTGGCTGCCGGGAGGAAACGTTGTCTTCTCATGGTGCTGTCAGCAAAGAGTGTGCTCTAGAGCTTGCTGAAGGTGCTAGAAAGCTCGCGGGAAGTGATATTGGCATTAGTTTTACGGGTGTAGCAGGCCCTGATACCCACGAGGGACAGCCTGTCGGAAAAGTGTTCATTGGGCTATCTACGAAAGACCATACAGACGTGTTTGAATGGATGTTTACAGGAAGCCGGTCGGGCATTCGAAAGCGCGCTGTGAAATACGGTCTGCATCACTTGCTCAATTTATTAAAAGAGAGTTAATTTTGTTTTTTGTTAGGTTTACTCCTTTATAAAAGAGTGTTTTTTCTAATAGAAATCACTCTTTTCTTAAAAATCTGCCAAGAAAAAATCGAATATGTGTTCGTTTTTTTCTTGGCAAATGACGTAAAACAAGGTATAGTATAGATAGTGGAATTGATAAAGGAGGAAACAATAGAATGAGTGATCGTCAAGCAGCCTTAGATATGGCTCTTAAACAAATAGAAAAACAGTTTGGTAAAGGCTCTATTATGAAACTAGGAGAGCAAACAGATACACGCATTTCAACAGTACCGAGTGGTTCGTTAGCACTTGATACTGCACTTGGAATAGGTGGATATCCTCGCGGCCGTATTATTGAAGTATATGGTCCAGAGAGTTCTGGTAAAACGACAGTAGCACTTCATGCCATTGCTGAGGTTCAGCAGCAGGGAGGACAAGCTGCATTTATCGATGCAGAGCATGCGCTCGATCCAGTTTACGCTCAAAAACTAGGTGTCAATATTGATGAGCTGTTACTTTCTCAGCCTGATACAGGAGAACAAGCACTTGAAATTGCAGAAGCTCTTGTCCGTAGTGGTGCAGTTGATATTGTTGTCATTGACTCAGTAGCTGCTCTTGTACCAAAAGCAGAGATTGAAGGGGACATGGGTGATTCACATGTTGGTTTACAAGCACGTTTGATGTCCCAAGCACTTCGTAAACTATCAGGTGCCATTAATAAATCGAAAACCATTGCCATCTTTATTAACCAAATTCGTGAAAAAGTTGGGGTCATGTTCGGTAACCCTGAAACAACGCCAGGTGGACGTGCGCTTAAGTTCTATTCGTCTGTTCGTTTAGAAGTGCGCCGTGCTGAACAGCTGAAGCAGGGCAATGACATTATGGGGAATAAAACGAGAATTAAAGTGGTGAAAAACAAAGTAGCACCGCCATTCCGTATTGCAGAAGTAGACATTATGTACGGTGAAGGAATCTCAAAAGAGGGAGAAATCATCGACCTTGGAAGCGAACTAGATATCGTACAAAAGAGCGGTGCTTGGTATTCTTATCAAGAGGAACGTCTTGGGCAAGGCCGCGAAAATGCGAAACAGTTCCTTAAAGAAAACAAAGATATTCTTCTCATGATTCAAGAACAAATTAGAGAGCACTACGGTTTGGACACAAACGGAGTGAAAGCAGCTGAAGAAGAAGAAG is drawn from Bacillus pumilus and contains these coding sequences:
- the pgsA gene encoding CDP-diacylglycerol--glycerol-3-phosphate 3-phosphatidyltransferase encodes the protein MFNLPNKITLSRIALIPVFMIIMLAPLDWGVARFGNVSIEVTHLVGAILFIVASTTDWIDGYYARKLNLVTNFGKFLDPLADKLLVSAALIILVQYNLTPAWMAIVIISREFAVTGLRLVLAGGGEVVAANMLGKVKTWAQIIAISALLLHNLPFELVSFPFGDLAMWVAVFFTVVSGWDYFAKNWEALKNSN
- a CDS encoding competence/damage-inducible protein A, whose protein sequence is MKSERKAEIIAVGSELLLGQITNTNAQFISKQLAEIGVNVYYHTAVGDNPERLKRAIQVAQERSNFIIFSGGLGPTKDDLTKETIASTLGKELVLNEEAFESIQDYFRKTGRDMSPNNRKQALVLEGSDVLVNRFGMAPGMFIQEDDTFYMLLPGPPSELHPMFENEAKPLISEKLGLKEKIVSVVLRFFGIGESQLETDLEDLIDAQTNPTIAPLASDGEVTLRLTAKHEDEKETERLLKETEAKILARVGEYFYGYDDTSLVREASKALHEHGKTVAAAESLTGGMFSEWLTDLEGASSIFSGSVVCYTNQVKQQVLGCREETLSSHGAVSKECALELAEGARKLAGSDIGISFTGVAGPDTHEGQPVGKVFIGLSTKDHTDVFEWMFTGSRSGIRKRAVKYGLHHLLNLLKES
- the recA gene encoding recombinase RecA, which codes for MSDRQAALDMALKQIEKQFGKGSIMKLGEQTDTRISTVPSGSLALDTALGIGGYPRGRIIEVYGPESSGKTTVALHAIAEVQQQGGQAAFIDAEHALDPVYAQKLGVNIDELLLSQPDTGEQALEIAEALVRSGAVDIVVIDSVAALVPKAEIEGDMGDSHVGLQARLMSQALRKLSGAINKSKTIAIFINQIREKVGVMFGNPETTPGGRALKFYSSVRLEVRRAEQLKQGNDIMGNKTRIKVVKNKVAPPFRIAEVDIMYGEGISKEGEIIDLGSELDIVQKSGAWYSYQEERLGQGRENAKQFLKENKDILLMIQEQIREHYGLDTNGVKAAEEEEGQEELEI